TTCTTGAGATAGCTTAGAAGAGAGGACTTCATCGCTATCTAAGGCCAGAATCCAATCGTGAGTGGCTGATTTAGCAGCTTTGTTTCGGGTAGGACCAAACCCGATAAATTCAGATTGTATTATTTTGACATTAGGAAATTGTTTAGCTATATCTAATGTTGTATCGGTTGAACCTGTATCATAGACTAATATTTCAGGAAAGCCTCGCACAGAGAAGAGCGTGTCTTCTAGGGTTTCTTGAGAATTTTTTGTAAGAATAATTACTGTAATCATATCAAAATTACTAAATTTAAGTGTTGCTCCTATGTTACCGTTTTTCTCTTGTGAAAGCAAATTTTAACAGAAAAGGTTTTTAGCATGTCTATAAAAAATGCATATACTTTTGATGATATAGCTCTTGTTCCGCAATTCAATAATGTTCCTTCTCGTACAGAGCCTTCTTTAGAGACATGGCTAACTAAAAAACTTAAAATGTCACAACCTATCCTATGTTCCAATATGGATACAACAATAGGGGAAGACCTAGCTCCTATTTTACTACAAGAAGGTTCTATACCTATTTTTCATCGCTTTGTAAGTTTTAAAATACAAAAAGAATGGGTTGAAAAATATACAGACAAAATATTTATCTCGTGTGGGATTCAAAATATTGATCAAACAAGACAATTGCTTGATTTAGGAGCAGCTGGTGTATGTATTGATGTAGCACATGGTCACTCCGATAGAATGTTCTATTTTATTCAAGAGCTTAAACGCACCCATCCAGATAAAGAAGTCATAGCAGGAAATGTGTGTACCGCTATGGCGTATCACGATCTGGTTAATGCAGGTGCTGATGCGGTAAAAGTAGGTGTTGGTCCAGGAGCTGCTTGTACAACTCGTATGGTAACCGGTTTTGGAGTGCCTCAATTTACAGCGATTTACGATTGTGCAAAAATAGCGGAAAAACTTCGTGTTCCCTTAATCGCAGATGGAGGAATTCGCAATAGCCGGGATTTGGTTCTTGCTTTAGCCGCAGGTGCTAGTACTGTTATGGTTGGAAAACTATTTGCCATGACAGAAGAGAGCGCAGCTCCTAAGCGCGACTCTAGCAATGGAAGAGAAGCTAAATTTAGAGGCCAGGCTAGTGCTGATTTTCAAACCGACTTTTATGGAGGGTTAAAGGATAAAACAGTTGCTGAAGGGATCGATTTTTGGGGCCCTGTTAGCGGATCGGCTAAAGAGTTAATAGACTCTCTTTTAGGGGGCTTGCGTAGCGGACTAACCTATGGAGGAGCCCGCAATATTAAAGAATTGCAGCGCAAAGCTGAGTTCGTGGTAGTCACAGCTAATTATCTAGGAGAAAGTTGTCCTAGACCTATCTGGTTTTCTTAAATTTTTTTTAATTAGGAAGATTTTTTTACTGATAAAAAAGCTTCTGTGCTTTAAATCATTACCTGATATTATCTTGAGTGGCTTAAAATTTAAGATATTTCGAAACATATGCAATTCAAGCAAGACCTTAATCGGTTTTCTAAAACGGAGCGCCTGTTCATTATGGGCGCTATGCTCTGTGGATTTTTTATTTTAGCGGATTATTCCATTATTTACCCTGTAAGTAATTCTTTGTTTATTTCTACTTATGGAACCCGTTTTTTCCCTTATGCTTGGCTGGTATCCATCCCTTTAAATTTACTACTCGTCGGATTATATAATAAATATTTACCTAAACTCGGATGTCTAAAAACCTATTTGATACTAGCAAGCAGTGTTGTAACTATAAACTATTGTTGTGCTTTGCTCATTAAGCAGTATTCTTTTTTATCTTTTTTTCTCTATGTCTGGAAAGATGTTTACATCATGCTGATGTTTCAACAGTTATGGTCTGTAATCCATTCAACTGTGTCATTAAAGCGGGCTAAATATCTCTATGGAATTTTTTTTGGCGTGGGAGGATTAGGATCTCTATCTGGTAGTTTATTACCGGGTTTTTTTGCAATGAAAGTGGGCTCTGAGTCTTTACTATATATGACGCTGCCGCTTTATTTGTGTTTAACAGCTGCTTTTATACTCACCTTAAAACAAAGCAATGCAGGAGCATCTCTTCTACTAAAAGAGAAAAAAGATGCTAAAGATGCCTTAATGCATGGGATTCAACTCATTCTAAATTCTAGGATATTGGTTTTCATTGCTTTAAGTGTTCTTTTTATGCAACTTAGCGCTACTTTAATCGACTATCAATTTAATACTTTTTTAGAGAAATTCATTACGGTTAAGGATCTGCGAACAGAATATACCGGTCGAATGCAAGCCATTGGTTTAAGCTTTACGGTATTTATGCAATTTTTTGGAACCTATTTACTTGTGCAAAGAGTCGGTATAAAACGCTTGCACAT
This is a stretch of genomic DNA from Candidatus Rhabdochlamydia oedothoracis. It encodes these proteins:
- a CDS encoding guanosine monophosphate reductase; amino-acid sequence: MSIKNAYTFDDIALVPQFNNVPSRTEPSLETWLTKKLKMSQPILCSNMDTTIGEDLAPILLQEGSIPIFHRFVSFKIQKEWVEKYTDKIFISCGIQNIDQTRQLLDLGAAGVCIDVAHGHSDRMFYFIQELKRTHPDKEVIAGNVCTAMAYHDLVNAGADAVKVGVGPGAACTTRMVTGFGVPQFTAIYDCAKIAEKLRVPLIADGGIRNSRDLVLALAAGASTVMVGKLFAMTEESAAPKRDSSNGREAKFRGQASADFQTDFYGGLKDKTVAEGIDFWGPVSGSAKELIDSLLGGLRSGLTYGGARNIKELQRKAEFVVVTANYLGESCPRPIWFS
- a CDS encoding Npt1/Npt2 family nucleotide transporter, producing MQFKQDLNRFSKTERLFIMGAMLCGFFILADYSIIYPVSNSLFISTYGTRFFPYAWLVSIPLNLLLVGLYNKYLPKLGCLKTYLILASSVVTINYCCALLIKQYSFLSFFLYVWKDVYIMLMFQQLWSVIHSTVSLKRAKYLYGIFFGVGGLGSLSGSLLPGFFAMKVGSESLLYMTLPLYLCLTAAFILTLKQSNAGASLLLKEKKDAKDALMHGIQLILNSRILVFIALSVLFMQLSATLIDYQFNTFLEKFITVKDLRTEYTGRMQAIGLSFTVFMQFFGTYLLVQRVGIKRLHIALPFILCIMSILCFLFPSFGIVTFTVILLRSYNSSLFSIIKEMLYIPLNPDQKFRAKAFIDVFLFRFAKIFASLIILGLQFILTTLLLPVLNWISISVYVTWIVFAVYLFKKMTPLLEAGENA